The segment GCCTGTCGATTTAActcgtaaatattttagcttttcttaaaagttaaaagtCACCATCTCCTCTGGGAACTTGTACTGTTTCGCTCCGATCTTGACCTTTTTGTTAGTAGGTGCTAAAATGTGGTTTTGATGTTTAGttaaacttatttaattttttggtttacaATTGAATTCTGTCCGCCATGCTGAAAAGTATCACGTGATTAAAACATGAGGTGTTTCACAGGAAGAGTTCGTTGGGGAATTCCACGAATAAAggtaaattagttttaaataatttgaagaaacACAATGTCAAAAAGTaggtatgaattttaaaatttgaaactgaaatACCGTCTGTTTTTTTCGTGGCTTTTCTGAAAGATTTATGCACTCTAGTTTTaatattagaaattaattccaaaatttacggTTTCGTGGTGGTTTTTCTTGGCGGACGAGTCGTCATTCCCGGTGGGTCCGGCACCTGGCACACGAAGTTGGAGACGGTGTCACACGATATTCCCCCGAGACCTAAAGCGCTAAGACCGAGACAGTCGCCATCTTTTGCGGGATCTTTGGGTGGGAGAAGCGCAGAGGCCAAATCTCCCAGCCAATCTGTGCCCCCGTCGGTTAATTTCGTCATTGCGGTCAAAATTGTGTCCGTCGGaatgtctaaaaattaattagtgatATATTTGGAAACCTTATAAATGGAAATACCAATATCGTTGATAAAGTCCTGCACTGGTCCGAGTTCGACGAGTGAGCTCAGGGACATGAGTTCTAAGCCTTCGTCCTTGCAAATGTCTTTCGCCTCGGGAATCGTTGCTAGGTCTTCGGGGATCagcatattttttccgttaataaaattcagaacCGCTAATAACGAtatgttaaatgaaaacacaaattaaataagagcTAAATACAATCTCCGATTGAAGACAAAGAGTCCAAGCCCCTATACAAGTGGGACGTAACTAATTGTTTTCGGTCAGGACAAAATTTACTCATCCTCTTTGGAATCTTCGCagatgaaattgtttttcgctTGGCATGATCCGTTGAAAAACTTTCCTCCCTTTTGCACCAAGCAATCTCCAGGCCCTCCGGGAGGACTTTCAGTTCCCCAATTCGATAATAATTTCGCTCCTTCCTCGATCAAAGACGCAAAAACTGGTTCGTTCGACAaatctgaacaaaaaaatttaaattggaacaGCCTCAGTgccaatataattttattaacctATATACTGCAAATATTCTGAAATCTTTTCAACTTCAAATGGACTGTCGAAAGATGCGATCTCCATCTGGTCCTTTTCgcaaattttcttggcatcGGAAAAAGTAGCCTAGTTAAATATAGATAAGAGTGTACTTCTCTCTTGCTgggatttattatttaccttGGCAAAAGGAAACTTGTACTTCTTATTGccaattttaacctttttatgGGAGGGTGCTGTTGATAtctaattatgatttaaactcttatatatatgtttaaaaaatatttacagttgTACATCGTGCGCCaacctataaaattaatttcataaaatatgaCGTAGAGATTCAAGCGGATGTGGTGTTCgcgatggaaaattttattccgcgaatattaaattttttaaaatcgctGAAGCAGTGCAGAACGTTCTCGTCAACAGTTTCAACATTATATAAAATCATAGGGAAAATGATAAGAATCTGAGTTTATACCATTGTGTTTTGACGTGCCATTTCTGCAAGATATTATagaattacaattaaatattttaggtaattttaaattaaatttgcctgtttttatttgatttgaagcATTTCTTGTGGCCACAGCATTTGATTATGTAAGATCTCCGTGTTGAAGTGGTTTGAACTTAAAAGATATTCAATAGAAATGGCGAAgagaagaatttaaaaaaaaaaatttgtgtacTTTTGATGATTTGGCGCCGGTCCAGAGGGGCTGTTATGCTGATTATTTTGCCTTTAGTTTTGATTCCTGTGGAAGTGTTCCGGTCTATTTTACTTaattatgtttgaaaattattaatttttcatttaatttacgAACCAGCAACCAATTTCTTGGAAGATCCTTTCTTCGTGTCTGACTGAGCCTGAAAAAAAGTGTATTAATTTGGGTACTCACTCCAATTCTCAAATAATACGAGAAAACagagaaaaatgcagaaaacagcaaattttggagagCTCATCgttaaagcaaattaagtttTCGAAGCAACGGCAGGCATGATACTGGTGGAATTGGCACAGCACATGCAGCGGTGGAGCAATTGCTTTTCCTGTGCCAGAGTTTTCGACGGAAGTGAGTCGACTGCGTATTTCACGAGAAATTGCGAGGCCATATCAGCGTCAGGAATCGAGGCGcgttggaaaattaatttaattttccatcatATGCGCAGCTCAAATTCGttgtggaataaaattttaaaatttaacgacAGACAGCCACCCTGAGGAATTATTGGTTGCTCGCGTTCCTCTGGAATTTTTTGATCAGGTCTCTCAAGGGGTTGCTTTTCTTTACTGGGGAAATGGGTGATCTAGGGGGAACAAATCTTGGGAGGAAAAAAACTAATCGCGGCACTAAACAATTATAGAGAACATCAACAAATTTATggttatcaaaatttgaactcaaATCAGATGATTCATTAGATGTTTTACTTCAGAAACCTTTGGTTTGGCTTTATATAAGACTTTTAGAACActaagttattttatttcacagcttaatccacaatttaaaatttttacgttAACTTAGCAATCTCACAACGTTGTACTTGAACTCAGCTTACGGATTTACAATCGTTTATCTTTACAAATCAATTAGACAACTCAAATCTTTCTCTCTAAACTTTTCGACAAAGTCGGCGTGCTTGATCAGACCCTGACTCCAAGCACCTTAATTATGCACAAAAACCACAGACTTATCAAACTTGTCTGTGTGCACGCGGCGGACTTTCACGTCTAGCTCGCTATATGTCGGTGGCGTTTGCTCGACGCGGGAAACAAGATTCGGGCAAAAGCCAGCAGGCCACCTGATGCTTTACCTTTCTCTTCTTGCAAGTGCGATAAAAAGCGAGCGGCTGTGTAATTCTCACAGTTAAGAATTGATCTCGAATTAGCTTTTTGCTATGAAAGACCACGCAAAACAGAAATTAACAAATCTATAGTTatccaataaaaatgcatcggtgaaatatttaaaactgtttttattcaaaccacTCATTTTTCACGCAAGAAAACGATGCAAAGATCAAAATATGGAATATGGatgggaaacaatttttcctatGCCTTTACACAGACAAAGGAATAGAATATGTTAAGCAAACTAGCGTATTTCTGCGGATTCATGTAATTGTCAGTGAGGTTCGGAAACGAGAACGAATATAGACGATTCGAGTAAAGGTCCAAAACGATGATCGACTCCTCACAGGGATAAATTTCTGAGTACACATCATCGTATGTTACATCCTGCAAAACTTTGCGGCTGTTGCACCACACCTCGTGCGTCGCGCTGATGAACTCCGTCTCGCCAACGAACGCATTACCCACAGCAGCTGCAACGAGCCatcctttttatttctgatttgCATAAGAAAATTTCGCTTACAAATGATATTATAGAGCATCGCATATTCTGCCTTGGTCTCAGGCTCCATTAGCTTCATTCCCAGGGCACAGCAGTGTTTGTATATATCCACTGGATTctgttatgttttttttttagattttttactgTGAGGCCGTGAGATGGTTAATTATATGCAGTGAAATTTAGATACTCGTTTTGTGACCCTTTAAGATCGTTATGAGCATTTCAATGAGTTTGAAACATTACTTAAAATCACCTAAGACCGTCTAACCTCATTTTCAACGATTTAAATAGACAAGTCTAAAGTTCACAGCCATATATactaattttgattgattacaTGTAGTCCAGTATTATCAACGTCACCAAAATAGTAAGTTTTGTTTCCTATTATTTTCATGTATCCTTTGCTATCTATTTTCCGAAGAAAAGtactaaatttattgcaatctcAAGAAAAGTGCTGCATACCACGACCATACAAATAAAGCTCCTCTCTGGCAGTGTCCTTTAAACAGAATCAAACAAAttcgaaacaaaatattaaatacatacATTAAGTTCGCAGGGGTAGTTTTCTGAGAGCCAACAACGACGGCGCGTGGGAATACAACCGATTGGAGGGGAAGACTAAAAGtcattttagaataaattaggcagaaattaatatctttttcTTACGATTGATCCATTAtcgtaattattatatattattgcCGAAACCACGCCAGGCGCCTTTTGTTGGCAGCACTTGTACATTTCGTAGGCAGTCGTGCAGTCGTCATTGAACTCTGAATAAATGGATTAAATCGTTCTCAAAATGGAATTGATTAAATGCAAACTAATTGCGCTGCACTGGAGGAAGGCAGCCATTGCTTGTCCAAGCAAAACAGGATTTTCCTGGGCTACGAGTTCTATTTGCCGCAACACTTCCATGCTCATTGCCTTTCCAAactcaaactaaaaattgaaaaaatatttaaagcgttccaaaaataaataaaaaaaacataccAATCCCATTTCAGACCCAACGCATTTTATGAAGcactgaaaaaattttaaattgtttttttttttaaattcaggttGAAATTTAACCAACCATCAGGTTCCGCGAGACGCTTGCCGCAAGGAAGGCAGTCACGTTAAAAAGCAGGTCAATTTGTtctgaatcaaaattaatttaaaatcagaatcACTGCCGAATTTTCCTCTCCACCTGAAGGCACGTCCCAGATTTCTGCGCATTCCATCTCCATAGCCACGTTGGGAGTGGCTTTTTTTCGAATCTCGCAAAGCGGATTTTTCTGTTCTGCACAGTCGGCTGTTGCAAGCAGGGACGTTCCGTTTCTAACCTCGAGATAAACGCAGGTGAGACCTGCCTTTGGATGTCCAGTCTTCCACTTGATTTCGGCGGGAACAAAGTCTCGGTTTCTCGAGCACCACCGGAATTTTGAAGGGCAACCCTGGTCCGTTCCTGAGAGCCAGAAGTCGCCATTTACATctggataatttaattattataaaattgtcAGAGTGAATTTGTCCCGCACTGTTGACGAGTTTGGAaaagcaattcaattttccaaccGATTCCATCGAGGCCAGCGTCATGCCGATTTCGCAGCATTTATCCCGAGCTGCGGTCCAGTTTTCCTGAGATTTCGAAGGGTAAATTTTAGAttacagttaatttaaaaacgatttacCGCGCTTTTAGTGTAGTCTAAAAACATTCGTCCACATCCTTGGTACCAGCCTCCATAGCTCTGAtagtcttttttattttaaaaacgttaTTGACCTTATTACACTCTCTTCAACGATGGTTAACAAACCTTTTAGCTCATCCAGATTGGAACGTGGATTATAGTTAAATAGCATGtacttaaaaaagaatttaattggacttttaattaaaatgattatatattaatttaactgatCGTTGGCAGCTCCCAGTTGGACAAGTAGCAACACACATCAAAGGAGGTTTGATGATCAGAGACTAAAATATCAACAGCTGTTTAATCGAAATTCGCAATTCTCTCATTCAAATACCTTGCACGCGAAACTGTAGCGGTTTCCACAATTCCTGTCTGACAAGATTGCTCCtgttgcatttaaaataaagcggAAATGAATGCAGTTCTCATTGCCGCCTTTTTTGTCTGGCTGTCCTGTCTCCCACACGAGATTTTGGGTGAAAATCGTCGGACCATTGGGCTCGCACCACGACCACAGGCCTGCCGACGAACCTTTCGACGTTCCTGAAGTCCAGAAATTCGTCGTTGCCTCCCATTTGACTTGTAAATGTAGATAATATGTTCAATATCATAAGAAAAAGTTGAATTGCAGTCTTGTTATGTATAATTAtcccttttaaaatatgtcctatgaatagaaatattactttttgtaAATCTAGTAAGGGCATTCTGCTCGGCCAGATTTTCGATATTAAACGCCTCCATTCCCAAAGCACAACAATGCGCGTAGTTCTCCAACCAAGtcatctgaaaaaaaataaaatgtcccCCTTTTCTATTTTGATTCTGAATAATCGAGCAAAACCGGCTGATTTCCAAAGAGATAAGTGTAGTTTCCGATGGCAGTCCAAAACCCATAAGAGGGCGAATCTACAATAGAACgaagtttattaatttgtatctATCAATATATCCGAAATTTACCAATCAATTTTCCAGAAGAATCAAATAAAGAATTCTAAGATTGTATCTTTAAGTAAAAATGTatctttgaaatataatttcctaacaTTTTTGATGCAAACGTCGCTGCTAGGACACTCAACGGTGTACTGGCAGATAAACGGCAGGCTCTCATTGCAGTATTTGTGCACCAAGCCATTGACAGAAGTGGCAGAAATGGCGAATGCCAAACAGTGTTCTGCAGGGGTTGGTGCTACCGTTGTTGAAAGCCAGAATTTATTCGAGGAAATCAACGAGGGAGACATGTTGTAGCCCGTCGAACACCACGAGTACTGACTCAACGGCGCACAAAGCGGATCCACGTTCGAGCCACTCGTCCAATAAGTTCCGGCTGATGAACATATATTTCTTAGGATGTTTTAtaactcaatttaaattaccacTCAAGCCAGACAAGCAGTCAAACTCCTCGAGGGAAGTTACGGCCAGGAGAGTCATGTTCAGCGCCTTGCACCGCAATCCAGCCTCGTTTCTCAGCACCttattttataatcaaatttattgattcgaattgagattaaaataattgttacatTAACGTTTGAAACATAATATTTCCCATTTGTGCACTTTGGTGAAACTTTTGTTGAGCCATCAGCTGAGATTCAGAGGATTCaaaactgtattttattttttaaatttaattttgttcaaaccTATGTTCGGCATTGCTGTTGGACTCTTTAAAAGAATAgatttagttaattaaaaataaatatggttaAATGGGCCGATTGGAAATCATCAATGTTCGTAACCACAAATGAAAAtgtcagtttttaaaatttcgaattacCGCCAAGAAGTTGCTGAAATCTGCACATTCCAAATAACACGGAACGGGCTACAATTCCAGACTTTTTAGtgaaaagagtttaaaaattcatatgcTTTTACAgtagttgttgttgtcgttgttgttgttgttgttgttgtggttgttgttgtggttgttgtcgtcgtcgttatggttgttgttgtcgtcgtcgtcgtcgtggtTGTTGATCTAGTGGTCGTTGTTGATGGCGCAGTGGTTGTAGTTGTTGATGTCGTAGTGGATTTTGCAGAATTTGTTGTAGTTGGTAAAGTAGTTATAGTAGTGGTTTTTGTAGTAGTTAAAATGCTTGAAGATGATGTCTTTCGAGTAGTTGTTCCAATTGACAATCTAAAAACAAATCTCtttaacgaaaaaaattgcaaaatatataaaaacttTTACTTAGGAATTGTAGTGGTTGGAGAAGTTCGCTTAATGGTTGTCACAGGAGTAGTCgctctaaattaattcatataaCATCACGTAGTAATCTAAATTGAAACTACACTTTTTCGTCGTGGTTGTGGCTTTGACGGTGGTTTTCATTCCTGGTGGATCAGGCACCTCGCAAACAAAGTTGGAAACCATGTCGCATGAAATCCCCTCGAGACCTAGAGCGCTGAGACCGAGACAGTCGCCATCTTTTGACGGGTCTTTGGGTGGGAGAAGCGCAGAGGCCAAATCTCCCAGCCAATCGGTGCCCCCGTCGGTGACCTTTTTCATCGAGGTCAATAACGTGGTTGCTGAAAGGCCTAATGAGAGCGAGCATTTAATCAAGTATTCCTTTGAGCCGTTCTAAATCACCAATGTCTCCGAGTAAGTCTTTTACAGGGTCAAGCTCAGCGATCGAGCCAAGAGACATAAGCTCAAGACCTTTGTCTTTGCAAATAGTTGTAGCCTCGGGAATCGTAGCACGGTTCTCAGgaattattaagttttttccCCCAACGAAGTTCAGAACAGCTAATTAAagataattataaaacaaacatgatatatatataaaatatttcgaacCATCTTCAATTGAAGTCAAAGAGTCCAAACccctggaaaaatatatttaagaaaactttctttaaaatatcgtAAAAATAACATAGTTGATGCATCATCCTCCAACGGATTTTCGCAAACAAAATGGTTTTTAGAATCGCACGAggcgttgaaaaattgtttcttctgTTGCACAAGGCAATTTCCCGGACCTCCAGGAGGAGTGCCTGATCCCCAATCCGATAACAATTTTGCTCCTTCCGAAATTAGAGATGAGAACGACGAGAAAACCGGGCTATCGAGCAAATCTACAAACACAAATTGTGAcaagagaaaaatacattttaatttctctaacCAATATactgcaaataatttgaaatgttttcagCTTCAATGGGGCTATCTAAAGAAGCTATTTCCATCTGGTCCTGTTCgcaaattttcttggcatcTGGGAAAGTAGCCTGTCGATTTAACTCGgtaatattttagcttttcttaaaaattaaaagtcacCATCTCCTCTGGGAACTTGTACTGTTTCGCTCCGATCTTGACCTTTTTGTTAGAAGGTGCTGTAATGTGGTTGTGATAATTAGAGTTAaacctatttaattttatatggtTTACAATTGAATTCTGTCCGCCATGCTGTAAAATATCACGTGATTAGGACATGACGTATTTCAACTGAATAAGTATTCGTGAGGGAAACAAGAATTCCACGAATTATGGTAATTATggtttcataaaatttgacgAATTGCAACGTCAACAGTTAGGTATGATTTTAAACATTGAAAACACAAATACCGTCTGATTTTGTCGTAGCTTTTCTAAAAGATATTATTacgataaaaattttgatgcaaTAAAGTTTCGAAATTCACGGTTTTGTGGTGGTTTTTCTTGGCGGACGTGTCGTCATTCCCGGTGGGTCCGGCACCTGGCACACGAAGTTGGAAACCGTGTCACACGATATTCCCCCGAGACCTAGAGCGCTGAGACCGAGACAGTCGCCGTCTTTTGTCGGGTCTTTGGGTGGGAGAAGCGCAGAGGCTAAATCTCCCAGCCAATCGGTGCCCCCGTCGGTTAATTTCGTCATTGCGGTCAAAATTGTGTCCGTCGGaatgtctaaaaattaattagtgatATATTTGGAAACTTTATCTATGGAAATACCAATATCGTTGATAAAGTCCTGCACTGGTCCGAGTTCGACGAGTGAGCTCATGGACATGAGTTCTAAGCCTTCGTCCTTGCAAATGTCTTTCGCCTCGGGAATCGATGCTTGGTCTTCGGGGATCagcatattttttccgttaataaaattcagaacCGCTAATAACGAtatgttaaatgaaaacacaaattaaataagagcTAAATACAATCTCCGATTGAAGACAAAGAGTCCAAGCCCCTATACAAGTTAGACgtaactaattgtaagtttttAATCAGTACAAAATTTACTCATCCTCTTTGGGATCTTCGCagatgaaattgtttttcgctTGGCATGAACCGTTGAAAAACTTTCCTCCCTTTTGCACTGAGCAGTCACCTGGTCCTCCGGGAGGATTTTCAGTTCCCCAATTCGATAATAATTTCGCTCCTTCCTCGATCAAAGACGTGAAAACTGGTTTATCCAACAAATCTGGacaaaaattctataaattggAACAGCCTAACAGCCGAAATATTAACCTATGTACTGCAAATATTCTGAAATCTTTTCAACTTCAATTGGACTGTCCAAAGATGCGATCTCCATCTGGTCCTTTTCgcaaattttcttggcatcGGAAAAAGTAGCCtagtttaatataaataagagTGTGCTTCTCGCTTGCTGGGATATATTATTTACCTTGGCAAATGGAAACTTGTACTTCTTATTGCcgattttaacctttttttggGAAGGTGCTGATAATAGTTATCTTagtaagattaaatttttatatttatttcaaaaatatttacagttgAACATCGTGCGCCAAcctataaaattgatttcataaAATGTGCGGCGTAGATTCAAGCGgaaagagtaaatttttaaaaattgaaaaagcagtGCAGAAAACACACGTCACAAGTTTTCAAcgtatattaaattattcggaaaattataacaatttaaattctcactTTTCTGTTTTGATGTGCCATTTCTGGAAGAAGTCATaacttcaatttaatattttaaataatttaaattatacttgcctgtttttatttgatttcaagcATTTCTTGTGGCCACAGCATTTAATTATGTAAGATCTCCGTGTTGAGGTCGttttaacttgaaatatattcaataGATACGACgaagagaggaaataaaaaataaaatttatatactgATGATTTTTCGGTCCAAAGGGGCGGTTACactgataatttttcctttagtTTTGATTCCTGTGGAAGAGTTCCGGTCTATTTTActtatttgtgttttaaaatgattaattttccattatatACGAACCAACAGCTAATTTCTTGGTGGATCCTTTCTTTGTGTCTGATTGAGCCTGAAAATAAAGTCTATACTCTGGGAACTCTctcaaattatgaaaatcataCGAGAAAACACAGAATTATGCAGAAGAGagcaaattttgttgatttcatcgttaaatcaaattaagttttCGAACTGACGGCAGGCATGATACTGATTTTGATGCTAGAAGCAGAGCACATCGGTGGTGCTTTTTTCCTGTGCCAGTTTGTGTGACGGAAGTGACGAGGCACTCGTGTTTGCTGGAGCGAACAGAAAATTCCACGAGAAATAGCAAGGCCATATTGCAGCGAAGCGAGGCacgttgataaataaaattaataaaatttcatatcatGTGCAGCTCAATCACgtgtttttctctctttcggaataacatttaaaaaatattttattgggtCAAACCGGTGTGGGCGTCCAGAGTATTTGGATTCCCAGCGGATTGTTAATGAAGAAGATTGATCTAAACGAAGGCATATTATGATTTTCATGCTTGTTTATATAAGTTGAAAGGGGTTGGAAGTAAGAATTTGAACTGTGAaccattaaataataacaattatgAATATCACGTGGTAGCATTGGAATCAAATTATCGGCCAAGAATTGATGTATCGCGATAAGTTATGCGGATTTGAATATGCACTATCACTTTGCGAATCAAATTGGCACTGTTAAAGTTGTTGCTTACCCCTGGTTAAGCTCGATTATCGAAGATATTATCCGGTTGCTCAACACACGAAACACGATTCTAGAAAGACGGTTGCGGAACTCCAAGATGGGGGCGTGGTGCTAGTTGAGCTTGAGTTTTGGT is part of the Cloeon dipterum chromosome 1, ieCloDipt1.1, whole genome shotgun sequence genome and harbors:
- the LOC135946183 gene encoding uncharacterized protein LOC135946183, whose protein sequence is MTLLAVTSLEEFDCLSGLSAGTYWTSGSNVDPLCAPLSQYSWCSTGYNMSPSLISSNKFWLSTTVAPTPAEHCLAFAISATSVNGLVHKYCNESLPFICQYTVECPSSDVCIKNNSLFDSSGKLIDSPSYGFWTAIGNYTYLFGNQPMTWLENYAHCCALGMEAFNIENLAEQNALTRFTKIKWEATTNFWTSGTSKGSSAGLWSWCEPNGPTIFTQNLVWETGQPDKKGGNENCIHFRFILNATGAILSDRNCGNRYSFACKSLIIKPPLMCVATCPTGSCQRSYMLFNYNPRSNLDELKDYQSYGGWYQGCGRMFLDYTKSAENWTAARDKCCEIGMTLASMESVGKLNCFSKLVNNVNGDFWLSGTDQGCPSKFRWCSRNRDFVPAEIKWKTGHPKAGLTCVYLEVRNGTSLLATADCAEQKNPLCEIRKKATPNVAMEMECAEIWDVPSEQIDLLFNVTAFLAASVSRNLMCFIKCVGSEMGLFEFGKAMSMEVLRQIELVAQENPVLLGQAMAAFLQCSAIKFNDDCTTAYEMYKCCQQKAPGVVSAIIYNNYDNGSISSPPIGCIPTRRRCWLSENYPCELNVCI